Genomic segment of uncultured Umboniibacter sp.:
GCGGTGTCCTAGGCCTCTAGACGATGGGGACTTAGGACGATTTCTTTCGAAACCAAACAGCATATTTCAATGCCGCTAAACAATCGCTTGTTTAACTCACTTCCTCGAGAGGAAGCCTTCTACCTTTGGGCCAACAAAGATAAATTGGAGCGGGAAACGAGATTCGAACTCGCGACCCCGACCTTGGCAAGGTCGTGCTCTACCAACTGAGCTATTCCCGCAATATGGCGTCCCCAAGGGGAGTCGAACCCCTGTTACCGCCGTGAAAGGGCGGTGTCCTAGGCCTCTAGACGATGGGGACCCAGTACAAGCTTGGCAGTTCATTCCTAACCAAAGCGGCGCGAATATTAAAATCCACGCCGTCTTCTGTCAACGTTTTTTTTATAAATTTCAGTAACTTAGTTTAAGGAAAACCACGTAGCCCTAACTTAAGCGCGTTTGGCTAGCTCAGCTTCAATGTCCGCCTCAATAGCTTCAGGCTTAGTCTTAGGCGCGTAGCGGCGAATTACCTGCCCATCGCGACCCACTAAAAACTTGGTGAAGTTCCATTTTACACCCGTTGTACCGGCGATACCTGGCGCTTTAGTTTTTAAGTAACTGAACAACGGTGACTGGGCGTCGCCGTTCACATCAATCTTTTTAAACAAAGGAAACGAAACACCGAAGTTTAGATCACAAAACGAAGCAATCTCACCATCATCACCTGGTTCCTGTTTACCAAATTGGTTACAGGGAAAGCCGAGTACCTCGAAACCTTCAGCTTTAAACTTTCCATAGATCGACTCCAGACCTTTATACTGAGGAGTAAAACCACATTTACTCGCCGTATTAACGACTAGCAGTACCTTACCCTGGTACTCGTCTAGCGTGACTGATTCGCCTTTGTTAGTTTGCACCTCAAAATCATAGACACTCACTGACGCTCTCCTCGTTAATTAGTTGGTTGCTTAAGCTCTTCGCGGATCGCGCGAATTAGAAAGGCACCATAACCAAAATCACGCTGTTGATCTATTGCGACTACCCGCAGGTCTAATCGAGTTCCTGCTGGAA
This window contains:
- a CDS encoding glutathione peroxidase; the encoded protein is MSVYDFEVQTNKGESVTLDEYQGKVLLVVNTASKCGFTPQYKGLESIYGKFKAEGFEVLGFPCNQFGKQEPGDDGEIASFCDLNFGVSFPLFKKIDVNGDAQSPLFSYLKTKAPGIAGTTGVKWNFTKFLVGRDGQVIRRYAPKTKPEAIEADIEAELAKRA